In Nicotiana tabacum cultivar K326 chromosome 11, ASM71507v2, whole genome shotgun sequence, a single window of DNA contains:
- the LOC107792538 gene encoding putative CoA ligase CCL5 isoform X2 — protein sequence MSGEEGWTSTGEEEESMYDRKNGYDSKTGIYHSVLQLSEQHKMPSDNLDLDTAKFVLSQFPSPAQAESQIALIDSANNQKLTYAQLRRAIASLATGLYHALGVRKGDVVFVLSPNSLLYPTICLAVLSVGAILSPANPLNTESEIYKQVRLSRAKLAISAPEEVHKLVRTGVPTLLTTRSKNDENSVSVEDLIENCDPLEMPKDRPMLSDTAAILYSSGTTGVSKGVVLTHANFVAIMKLLKFYVDVTSSQDDVFLCFIPMFHVYGLVFFGLGLFCSGVTTVLMQKFDFQAMLEAVQTHKVSNIPAVAPVILGLVKYNKDSYDLSSLRKVSSGAAPLSKEVAYAFREKFPWVELKQGYGLTETTGAATFFVTNEEAKARPCSVGMLFPSFSAKVVNHDTGEALPPFKEGELWLKGPGVMKEYFGNEESTAATITADGWLRTGDLCYFDHEGYLYIVDRIKELIKHNGYQTRRRGSRTNTSGICCKSSWF from the exons ATGTCAGGTGAGGAGGGATGGACTTCCACGGGCGAAGAAGAGGAATCCATGTACGATCGGAAAAACGGCTACGATTCCAAGACTGGAATCTATCACTCAGTCCTCCAACTTAGTGAACAACACAAAATGCCTAGTGATAATCTTGATCTTGACACAGCCAAATTTGTGTTGTCACAATTTCCATCCCCTGCTCAAGCTGAGTCACAAATAGCACTAATTGACTCTGCAAATAACCAGAAATTAACCTATGCTCAACTCCGTCGCGCTATCGCCTCACTTGCCACAGGATTATACCATGCACTAGGTGTTAGAAAAGGTGATGTTGTGTTTGTTTTGTCACCAAATTCACTTTTGTATCCGACTATATGTCTAGCTGTTCTTTCAGTTGGTGCTATATTATCCCCTGCCAATCCTCTTAACACTGAATCAGAAATTTATAAACAAGTACGTTTATCGCGTGCAAAACTAGCCATTTCTGCACCAGAAGAAGTACATAAATTAGTCCGCACTGGTGTGCCAACTCTTCTCACAACTCGATCCAAGAACGACGAAAATTCAGTTTCAGTAGAGGATTTGATTGAGAACTGTGACCCTTTAGAAATGCCAAAGGATAGACCAATGCTTTCGGATACAGCAGCAATACTATACTCTTCAGGAACCACTGGAGTTAGCAAAGGTGTAGTTTTGACTCATGCTAATTTTGTAGCAATTATGAAACTTCTTAAGTTCTACGTCGATGTAACATCGTCTCAGGACGATGTTTTCCTCTGTTTCATACCGATGTTTCATGTATACGGTCTAGTCTTTTTCGGTCTGGGATTATTTTGTTCAGGTGTTACAACTGTGTTGATGCAAAAATTTGATTTCCAAGCAATGTTGGAAGCAGTTCAGACACACAAAGTCAGTAACATTCCAGCAGTTGCACCAGTGATTCTCGGGCTAGTTAAGTATAATAAAGATAGTTATGACTTATCATCGTTGCGGAAGGTTTCCTCAGGAGCTGCACCACTGAGCAAAGAG GTAGCTTATGCATTCCGGGAGAAGTTCCCTTGGGTGGAGCTCAAACAAGGCTATGGCCTAACTGAGACAACTGGTGCTGCTACATTTTTTGTTACCAATGAGGAGGCAAAGGCGCGTCCATGCTCAGTAGGGATGTTGTTCCCGAGCTTCTCCGCTAAGGTGGTTAATCACGATACAGGGGAAGCATTGCCACCATTTAAGGAAGGTGAATTGTGGTTAAAAGGTCCAGGGGTGATGAAAGAGTATTTCGGAAATGAGGAATCAACTGCTGCTACAATCACTGCTGATGGCTGGCTCCGAACTGGTGATCTTTGTTACTTTGACCACGAGGGGTATTTGTACATCGTTGATCGAATAAAGGAACTCATCAAGCATAATGGTTATCAG ACTAGAAGACGAGGAAGCAGGACAAATACCAGCGGCATATGTTGTAAAAGCAGCTGGTTCTGA
- the LOC107792538 gene encoding putative CoA ligase CCL5 isoform X1 codes for MSGEEGWTSTGEEEESMYDRKNGYDSKTGIYHSVLQLSEQHKMPSDNLDLDTAKFVLSQFPSPAQAESQIALIDSANNQKLTYAQLRRAIASLATGLYHALGVRKGDVVFVLSPNSLLYPTICLAVLSVGAILSPANPLNTESEIYKQVRLSRAKLAISAPEEVHKLVRTGVPTLLTTRSKNDENSVSVEDLIENCDPLEMPKDRPMLSDTAAILYSSGTTGVSKGVVLTHANFVAIMKLLKFYVDVTSSQDDVFLCFIPMFHVYGLVFFGLGLFCSGVTTVLMQKFDFQAMLEAVQTHKVSNIPAVAPVILGLVKYNKDSYDLSSLRKVSSGAAPLSKEVAYAFREKFPWVELKQGYGLTETTGAATFFVTNEEAKARPCSVGMLFPSFSAKVVNHDTGEALPPFKEGELWLKGPGVMKEYFGNEESTAATITADGWLRTGDLCYFDHEGYLYIVDRIKELIKHNGYQAAPAELEAILLSHHQILDAAVVPLEDEEAGQIPAAYVVKAAGSELTEDQVIQFVSSQVAPYKKVRRVNFISGIPRSAAGKILRKELVQNKLPILSKL; via the exons ATGTCAGGTGAGGAGGGATGGACTTCCACGGGCGAAGAAGAGGAATCCATGTACGATCGGAAAAACGGCTACGATTCCAAGACTGGAATCTATCACTCAGTCCTCCAACTTAGTGAACAACACAAAATGCCTAGTGATAATCTTGATCTTGACACAGCCAAATTTGTGTTGTCACAATTTCCATCCCCTGCTCAAGCTGAGTCACAAATAGCACTAATTGACTCTGCAAATAACCAGAAATTAACCTATGCTCAACTCCGTCGCGCTATCGCCTCACTTGCCACAGGATTATACCATGCACTAGGTGTTAGAAAAGGTGATGTTGTGTTTGTTTTGTCACCAAATTCACTTTTGTATCCGACTATATGTCTAGCTGTTCTTTCAGTTGGTGCTATATTATCCCCTGCCAATCCTCTTAACACTGAATCAGAAATTTATAAACAAGTACGTTTATCGCGTGCAAAACTAGCCATTTCTGCACCAGAAGAAGTACATAAATTAGTCCGCACTGGTGTGCCAACTCTTCTCACAACTCGATCCAAGAACGACGAAAATTCAGTTTCAGTAGAGGATTTGATTGAGAACTGTGACCCTTTAGAAATGCCAAAGGATAGACCAATGCTTTCGGATACAGCAGCAATACTATACTCTTCAGGAACCACTGGAGTTAGCAAAGGTGTAGTTTTGACTCATGCTAATTTTGTAGCAATTATGAAACTTCTTAAGTTCTACGTCGATGTAACATCGTCTCAGGACGATGTTTTCCTCTGTTTCATACCGATGTTTCATGTATACGGTCTAGTCTTTTTCGGTCTGGGATTATTTTGTTCAGGTGTTACAACTGTGTTGATGCAAAAATTTGATTTCCAAGCAATGTTGGAAGCAGTTCAGACACACAAAGTCAGTAACATTCCAGCAGTTGCACCAGTGATTCTCGGGCTAGTTAAGTATAATAAAGATAGTTATGACTTATCATCGTTGCGGAAGGTTTCCTCAGGAGCTGCACCACTGAGCAAAGAG GTAGCTTATGCATTCCGGGAGAAGTTCCCTTGGGTGGAGCTCAAACAAGGCTATGGCCTAACTGAGACAACTGGTGCTGCTACATTTTTTGTTACCAATGAGGAGGCAAAGGCGCGTCCATGCTCAGTAGGGATGTTGTTCCCGAGCTTCTCCGCTAAGGTGGTTAATCACGATACAGGGGAAGCATTGCCACCATTTAAGGAAGGTGAATTGTGGTTAAAAGGTCCAGGGGTGATGAAAGAGTATTTCGGAAATGAGGAATCAACTGCTGCTACAATCACTGCTGATGGCTGGCTCCGAACTGGTGATCTTTGTTACTTTGACCACGAGGGGTATTTGTACATCGTTGATCGAATAAAGGAACTCATCAAGCATAATGGTTATCAG GCAGCTCCAGCAGAACTTGAAGCAATACTATTGAGTCACCATCAGATACTTGATGCAGCAGTTGTCCC ACTAGAAGACGAGGAAGCAGGACAAATACCAGCGGCATATGTTGTAAAAGCAGCTGGTTCTGAGCTCACAGAAGACCAGGTCATTCAATTTGTTTCTAGCCAAGTAGCCCCATACAAGAAAGTCAGAAGAGTTAATTTTATCAGTGGTATACCAAGATCAGCTGCAGGGAAAATATTGCGAAAGGAGTTAGTGCAAAACAAATTGCCAATTCTGTCCAAATTATAA